The following proteins are encoded in a genomic region of [Eubacterium] hominis:
- a CDS encoding ATP-binding cassette domain-containing protein: protein MLDLKDLCLTFYPGTVNEKVALDHVSFHVEEGDFISVLGTNGAGKSTLLNVISGSLPNDSGSIILDGEDISSFPEYKRAKKIGRLFQDPLKGTAPNMTIEENLGLAYSRGKRTTLSRAIKKGDRSFFIEKLKELNLGLEERITTNVGLLSGGQRQALTLLMATIVTPKLLLLDEHTAALDPKTATQVMEITDKIVKEHNITTLMITHNMRQALEYGNKTIILNEGKIVKVLEGEERKSTTVEDLLQMYDFI from the coding sequence ATGCTTGATTTAAAAGATTTATGCCTAACATTTTATCCGGGGACAGTTAATGAAAAAGTAGCGTTAGATCATGTTTCCTTTCATGTTGAGGAAGGTGATTTCATCAGTGTATTGGGTACCAATGGCGCTGGAAAAAGTACGTTATTGAATGTCATCAGCGGTTCTTTGCCAAATGATTCTGGCAGTATTATATTAGATGGTGAAGATATCAGTTCTTTTCCAGAATATAAACGTGCTAAGAAAATCGGTCGATTGTTTCAGGATCCCTTAAAAGGAACAGCTCCCAATATGACGATTGAAGAAAATCTTGGTCTGGCTTACAGTCGTGGAAAACGTACGACGTTATCACGTGCAATCAAAAAAGGCGACCGTTCTTTCTTTATTGAAAAATTAAAAGAGTTGAATTTAGGATTAGAAGAGCGCATCACGACCAATGTTGGTTTATTGTCAGGAGGACAGCGGCAGGCCTTAACATTATTAATGGCTACCATTGTGACACCAAAGCTGTTGCTGCTAGATGAACATACAGCAGCTTTAGATCCTAAAACCGCAACACAGGTGATGGAGATCACTGATAAAATAGTAAAAGAACATAACATCACAACCCTGATGATTACCCACAATATGCGTCAGGCACTCGAATATGGAAATAAGACTATCATTTTGAATGAAGGAAAAATTGTAAAGGTATTAGAAGGAGAGGAACGTAAGTCCACAACTGTAGAAGATTTGTTACAAATGTATGACTTTATCTAA
- a CDS encoding winged helix-turn-helix transcriptional regulator: protein MQDSKEKMKQLAKEFANCRTAFTAMGDENRQLIMISLMCHFEGMRVNDIAQETHLSRPAVSHHLKVLKEAGIVEMYSIGTKNFYHMSGKEANWKRFTDLIQHVEKLMNEMSEEERNCGKNDE from the coding sequence ATGCAGGACAGCAAAGAAAAAATGAAACAGCTCGCAAAGGAATTTGCGAATTGTCGAACAGCATTTACTGCGATGGGAGATGAAAACCGTCAACTGATCATGATAAGTTTGATGTGTCATTTTGAAGGCATGCGTGTGAATGATATTGCGCAGGAAACTCACCTTTCCAGACCTGCGGTATCTCATCATTTAAAGGTGTTGAAGGAAGCGGGTATTGTGGAAATGTATTCTATTGGCACAAAAAATTTCTATCATATGAGTGGCAAGGAAGCAAACTGGAAACGTTTTACTGATTTGATACAGCATGTGGAAAAGCTGATGAATGAAATGAGCGAAGAGGAAAGAAACTGTGGAAAAAATGATGAATGA
- a CDS encoding ABC transporter substrate-binding protein has protein sequence MKKTVKTLMACMMCAGVLAGCSSNKDEKKPLVSVAQIVEHTSLNEIRDSFKAEMERLGYKEGENIAYDFKDAGNDPTTANSIMSTFAGNKSDVIVAIATPTATAAANYSKDIPIVFAAVSDPVGSKLMTNVEKPDKNITGTSDEIQIDQIIALAQKIDPKMKKLGFLYNPGEPNSVTNLEKAKAYCKENNIELVEGSGTNISELQSAISVLTDSVDAILAPNDNTVASSMAPLVEAANKKKVPVYTGADSMVKDGGFATVGINYTELGQETAKMVDQILKGTKVEDIPVKVFNTNLNIYVNKKTMDTLGITLPDEVKNDKNLVMIEE, from the coding sequence ATGAAAAAAACAGTAAAAACTTTAATGGCATGCATGATGTGTGCAGGTGTATTAGCAGGATGTAGCAGTAATAAGGATGAGAAAAAACCACTTGTATCTGTAGCACAGATTGTGGAGCATACAAGTCTGAATGAAATTCGTGATTCATTCAAAGCGGAGATGGAAAGATTAGGATATAAAGAAGGCGAAAACATTGCATATGATTTCAAAGATGCTGGAAATGATCCAACAACAGCTAATTCTATCATGTCAACATTTGCCGGAAATAAATCAGATGTCATTGTAGCAATTGCTACGCCAACAGCGACAGCAGCAGCAAACTACAGCAAAGATATTCCTATTGTATTTGCGGCAGTCAGTGATCCTGTAGGTTCTAAGTTAATGACAAATGTGGAAAAACCTGATAAAAATATCACAGGAACAAGTGATGAAATTCAAATTGATCAGATCATTGCTTTAGCACAAAAGATTGATCCAAAAATGAAAAAACTGGGCTTCTTATACAATCCCGGTGAACCCAATTCAGTAACTAACCTTGAAAAAGCCAAAGCATATTGTAAAGAAAACAATATTGAATTAGTCGAAGGCAGTGGAACAAATATTTCAGAATTACAGAGTGCTATTTCTGTATTGACAGATTCTGTAGATGCTATTTTAGCACCAAATGATAACACCGTCGCAAGCTCTATGGCACCACTTGTGGAAGCCGCAAATAAGAAAAAGGTGCCAGTATACACAGGTGCTGATTCTATGGTAAAAGATGGTGGATTTGCGACAGTAGGTATCAATTATACAGAACTTGGACAGGAAACAGCAAAGATGGTAGATCAGATTTTAAAAGGTACAAAAGTAGAAGATATCCCAGTAAAAGTATTCAATACAAATTTAAATATCTATGTAAATAAAAAGACAATGGATACCTTGGGGATCACACTTCCAGATGAAGTGAAGAATGATAAAAACTTAGTCATGATCGAAGAATAA
- a CDS encoding glucose-1-phosphate adenylyltransferase, whose protein sequence is MRQNNMLAMILAGGRGTRLYALTKKIAKPAVYYGGKYRIIDFPLSNCANSNINVVGVLTQYESVLLNSYAAAGQRWGLDAKDSGVYVLPPREKDGAAFDVYRGTADAISQNIDFIDSHNPDYVLILSGDHIYKMDYSKMLSHHKACDADATIAVLPVPMKEASRFGIMNTDETGRIVEFEEKPEHPKSNLASMGIYIFNWKQLRKMLVADMDDPNSNHDFGKDIIPAMLNENKRLFAYQFKGYWKDVGTVDSLWEANMDLLGKNNELDLNDPNWKIYTEDVATIPHFIGPDAKIDNAYINQGCMINGEINNSVLFTNVEVSKGAVINDSVLMPDVEIGEGAVINRAIIAEGVKVDAGAVVGDPNSEHIELISKRVRCE, encoded by the coding sequence GTGAGACAAAACAACATGTTGGCCATGATACTGGCCGGAGGCCGAGGTACTCGTCTATATGCCTTGACCAAAAAGATTGCAAAACCTGCAGTGTACTATGGAGGGAAATATCGAATTATCGACTTTCCACTAAGCAATTGTGCAAACTCCAATATTAACGTTGTTGGTGTGCTGACGCAGTATGAATCAGTTTTACTGAACTCTTATGCAGCAGCAGGACAGCGTTGGGGACTTGACGCAAAAGATAGTGGAGTGTATGTATTGCCACCTCGTGAAAAAGACGGAGCGGCATTTGATGTTTACCGTGGTACCGCAGATGCAATTTCACAAAATATCGATTTCATTGATAGTCACAATCCGGATTACGTATTGATACTGTCAGGAGATCATATCTACAAAATGGATTACTCCAAGATGTTATCACATCACAAAGCTTGTGATGCTGACGCAACGATTGCTGTTCTGCCAGTGCCTATGAAAGAGGCAAGCCGTTTCGGTATTATGAATACGGATGAAACAGGACGCATTGTTGAGTTTGAAGAAAAACCAGAACATCCAAAGAGTAATCTGGCTTCAATGGGTATTTACATCTTTAACTGGAAACAGCTGAGAAAAATGCTGGTTGCAGATATGGATGACCCAAACAGTAACCATGACTTTGGTAAGGATATCATTCCAGCAATGCTGAATGAAAACAAACGTTTATTTGCTTACCAGTTCAAAGGTTATTGGAAAGATGTAGGAACTGTTGATTCTCTGTGGGAAGCAAACATGGATCTTTTAGGAAAGAATAACGAGCTTGACTTGAACGATCCTAACTGGAAGATCTACACAGAAGACGTTGCTACAATACCTCACTTCATTGGACCAGACGCTAAGATTGATAATGCTTATATCAATCAGGGCTGTATGATCAATGGTGAAATTAACAATTCTGTATTGTTTACAAACGTGGAAGTATCAAAAGGAGCTGTTATCAACGACTCTGTATTGATGCCAGATGTTGAAATTGGAGAAGGTGCCGTCATCAACCGAGCAATTATTGCTGAAGGTGTGAAAGTTGATGCAGGTGCAGTTGTCGGTGATCCAAACAGTGAACATATTGAATTGATCAGCAAGAGAGTGAGGTGTGAATAG
- a CDS encoding nitroreductase encodes MNEAAILQKRHAIRKYSKEVIDQDTIRKLRQMIEACNKESGLHIRMYLQEPKAFQSFFTHFGRFSNVENYIALIGKPGEKLEENCGYYGEKIVCQAIALGLDTCWVAGSFQRKHIPIHDDEQLCCVIAIGYGKESGKPHKSKPIEELCVAETKMPSWFLDGMRCVQIAPTAMNKQQFQFTLHQDHCVSVKALSGKYSKIDLGIVKYHFEAGAGQAAWKWKD; translated from the coding sequence ATGAATGAAGCAGCAATCTTACAAAAGCGCCATGCGATAAGAAAATATTCAAAAGAGGTTATTGATCAGGATACCATAAGAAAACTAAGACAAATGATAGAAGCCTGTAATAAAGAAAGTGGTTTACATATACGTATGTATCTTCAGGAGCCAAAGGCATTTCAAAGCTTTTTTACGCATTTTGGAAGGTTTTCAAATGTTGAAAACTATATCGCATTGATAGGAAAACCAGGTGAGAAACTGGAAGAAAACTGTGGCTATTATGGTGAAAAAATCGTATGTCAGGCCATCGCATTAGGACTTGATACCTGCTGGGTGGCAGGCAGTTTTCAAAGGAAACATATTCCCATACATGATGATGAACAATTATGTTGTGTCATAGCCATCGGTTATGGCAAAGAAAGTGGAAAACCTCATAAATCAAAACCAATAGAAGAACTTTGTGTGGCAGAAACTAAGATGCCATCATGGTTTTTAGATGGTATGCGATGTGTACAGATAGCACCAACTGCGATGAATAAACAACAATTTCAATTTACACTTCATCAAGATCATTGTGTAAGTGTAAAGGCATTATCAGGGAAATATTCAAAAATAGATTTAGGTATTGTGAAGTATCATTTTGAAGCAGGCGCTGGCCAGGCTGCATGGAAATGGAAAGATTGA
- a CDS encoding ABC transporter permease: MSLDVIMDAIMLGMIFAIMSFGVFISFRILNIPDLTIDGSFTTGCAASVICCVAGHPYLGILMAFIVGGVAGIVTGLLQTKGKIQPLLAGILTMTALYSVNLKIMAGKPNISTFGLTTIFTAFEGLGRYHKAVLIGLILVLLAVVLYAFLKTQLGMSLRATGDNEAMVRASSINSDMMKIMGLSLANAIVALGGGIFAQYQNFADVSGGIGMMVVGLASIIVGEAFLRKKTLVYHFMAVIVGAIAYRFILTIALQIGIASTDLKLVSAILVALAISLPQLVGKRGKKHA, encoded by the coding sequence ATGAGTTTAGATGTAATCATGGATGCAATCATGTTGGGGATGATTTTTGCGATTATGTCCTTTGGGGTATTTATTTCCTTTCGTATCTTAAATATCCCGGATTTAACCATTGATGGAAGTTTTACCACAGGTTGTGCCGCAAGTGTAATCTGTTGTGTGGCAGGACATCCTTATCTAGGCATTCTTATGGCATTTATCGTAGGAGGAGTGGCAGGTATTGTGACAGGTCTTTTACAGACAAAAGGCAAAATACAGCCCCTTCTTGCGGGCATCTTGACGATGACTGCTTTATACTCTGTCAATTTAAAAATCATGGCAGGAAAACCTAATATTTCTACCTTTGGCTTAACAACGATTTTTACTGCTTTTGAAGGTCTTGGACGTTATCATAAAGCGGTTTTGATTGGTTTGATCTTAGTATTGCTTGCAGTTGTATTATATGCCTTTTTAAAGACACAGTTGGGTATGAGTCTACGTGCAACAGGAGATAATGAAGCCATGGTAAGAGCTTCCAGTATCAATTCTGATATGATGAAAATCATGGGTTTATCCTTAGCAAATGCGATCGTGGCACTTGGCGGTGGCATCTTTGCACAATATCAGAATTTTGCGGATGTCAGTGGTGGTATCGGCATGATGGTCGTAGGACTTGCCAGCATCATTGTTGGGGAAGCTTTCTTGCGCAAAAAGACACTTGTATATCATTTTATGGCTGTTATTGTCGGCGCAATCGCTTATCGATTTATATTGACGATAGCCTTGCAGATTGGTATTGCCAGCACGGATTTAAAATTAGTCAGTGCAATTCTTGTGGCACTTGCCATATCATTACCTCAGCTGGTTGGAAAAAGGGGGAAGAAACATGCTTGA
- a CDS encoding Abi family protein — protein sequence MEDEKSKLKEALTFETQLKHLMIDKKLKVGNKSNALKVLKKENYYRLSGYWINFVDNNDIFYQYITFEQIYSIYKFDKVLRGMIIEIINDVEVYFKTRLANYFSLAYGADGYMDDSNFKEIAKNKHRNLLKKIEDLKNNNPNNLIIKHHKTKYGGDMPLWVVIELLSFGNVSKLFSMMTNEDKKNMVKQSYKNISYTYIESFYHAIAYFRNQCCHFHRLYDVKHTIKMLLYKTPFYDPDKDNSSTFYFIYVIILLNPNHDLGKRLIFRLLSEFKKTKVDKKKYGFPYNWKEILEKANGYCIDIH from the coding sequence ATGGAGGATGAAAAAAGTAAGTTGAAAGAAGCATTGACTTTTGAAACACAATTAAAACATTTAATGATAGATAAAAAATTGAAAGTTGGGAATAAGAGCAATGCATTAAAAGTGTTAAAGAAGGAAAATTACTATAGACTAAGTGGTTATTGGATAAACTTTGTAGATAATAATGATATCTTTTATCAATATATCACTTTTGAACAAATATATAGTATTTATAAATTTGATAAAGTTTTAAGAGGTATGATAATTGAAATTATTAATGATGTAGAAGTCTATTTTAAAACAAGATTAGCAAATTATTTTTCTTTGGCTTATGGCGCTGATGGATATATGGATGATAGCAATTTTAAAGAAATAGCCAAAAATAAACATAGAAATTTGTTAAAGAAAATTGAAGATTTAAAAAATAATAACCCTAACAATCTAATTATTAAGCATCACAAAACTAAATATGGAGGCGATATGCCGTTATGGGTTGTAATAGAATTATTATCATTTGGAAATGTTTCGAAATTATTTAGTATGATGACGAATGAAGATAAAAAAAATATGGTGAAGCAATCCTATAAAAATATTAGTTATACATATATTGAAAGTTTCTACCATGCTATCGCCTACTTTAGAAATCAATGTTGTCATTTTCATAGATTGTATGATGTTAAACATACAATTAAAATGTTGTTATATAAAACTCCGTTTTATGATCCAGATAAAGACAATAGTTCAACTTTTTATTTTATATATGTTATTATTTTGCTTAATCCTAATCATGATTTAGGAAAAAGATTGATTTTCAGACTTTTAAGTGAATTTAAAAAGACTAAAGTTGATAAGAAAAAATATGGATTTCCATATAATTGGAAAGAAATACTAGAAAAAGCAAATGGATATTGTATAGATATTCATTAG
- the glgD gene encoding glucose-1-phosphate adenylyltransferase subunit GlgD, with protein MCNAFGIVNYEGPDVFVKGMQDYRPLSAFSFLGRYRLVDFPLSNMSNSGVNHIKVFVKSNPRSLIEHLGTGRHYNINSKRGKMHILPSYGVNDLYSTDINSFMNNMLAIENVNYPYVIITPPHMIYRQDFSDLLDTHVESGADITVLYQNVDNAKEAFINCDVLNLNKQKGVLSIDKNRGNYKSRAISLETYVLSKELFMDLVKKAANVSSLYWFRDIVNDECTELDIRGVAHRGYVACINDFRSYFNANMDLLDYDRVLDLFKPDWPIYTRTNDSCPAQYYSGVEVKQSMVSNGCLIEGDVVNSVIGRGCVIKKGAVVKNSVILPGAVIGEDVHIENVVVDKQARILRKKEILAQPDKPMYVKRNDKI; from the coding sequence ATGTGTAACGCATTTGGAATTGTAAACTATGAAGGACCTGATGTATTTGTCAAGGGAATGCAGGACTATCGTCCATTATCAGCATTCAGCTTTTTGGGAAGATATCGTTTGGTGGACTTTCCATTAAGTAATATGAGCAATAGTGGTGTCAACCACATCAAAGTGTTTGTAAAATCAAATCCAAGAAGTCTGATTGAGCACTTAGGTACAGGCCGTCATTACAATATTAACTCAAAACGTGGTAAGATGCATATTTTACCATCCTATGGAGTCAATGATCTGTATAGTACAGATATCAACTCTTTTATGAATAACATGCTGGCTATTGAAAATGTCAATTATCCATATGTTATCATTACACCACCTCATATGATTTATCGTCAGGATTTCAGTGATTTGCTGGATACACATGTAGAAAGCGGTGCTGATATTACAGTATTATATCAAAACGTTGATAATGCCAAAGAAGCATTTATCAATTGCGACGTTTTAAATTTAAACAAGCAGAAGGGTGTTCTTTCAATTGATAAGAACCGTGGAAATTATAAATCAAGAGCAATTTCTCTTGAAACATATGTATTAAGCAAAGAATTATTTATGGACCTTGTGAAAAAGGCTGCCAATGTTAGTTCTTTATACTGGTTCAGAGATATCGTAAATGATGAATGTACAGAATTAGATATTCGTGGTGTAGCACACCGTGGATATGTAGCATGTATTAATGATTTCCGCAGCTACTTCAATGCAAATATGGACCTTCTGGATTATGATCGTGTATTAGATCTGTTTAAACCAGACTGGCCAATCTATACACGTACCAACGACTCTTGTCCTGCACAATACTATTCAGGTGTAGAAGTAAAACAGAGCATGGTATCCAATGGATGTCTGATTGAAGGAGATGTCGTAAACTCTGTCATCGGACGTGGTTGTGTCATTAAGAAAGGCGCAGTTGTGAAAAACAGTGTCATTCTTCCTGGTGCTGTCATTGGTGAAGATGTTCATATTGAAAATGTAGTTGTAGATAAACAGGCTAGAATCTTACGTAAGAAAGAAATTCTTGCGCAGCCAGATAAGCCTATGTACGTGAAAAGGAATGATAAAATCTAA
- a CDS encoding PRD domain-containing protein, with protein sequence MYSIFATLIWYCFVISGNHKIVYNEDVKKELMKMKLNERQKVLLKSLIEENDYKTLQEYADMLQISYKTVSNDVNVLMKTLADIHIEVDKKPHCGIRLNLKHDQINELNKLLQEQSGKDEYLSISDRRTEIYLQYLWNPNAYYSIQYFSDLYFVSASSIMKDLDIVSEKLTRYDITMEKSKKGTCIHGSEINIRKALLDYMERYLYEHVMEVERYQHLSEKFKRFHDMEVDDIEAIIEFLEQNMNHIEAVSKKIINEPYYSNAFLYLVLMILRIKHGNYIQDVKELVYYDDAIDETDFEFTNKLCRNINHQYDIQITEAEAINVYRHLISGGLSKKEIEIVERNTKANDLNSLTLAYTRYLIEHMSILFGIDFSNQVYLHSNLRFHIKPMINRLRYDIKINNMMVEEIQKRYPLEFYLTQLSCILTSRRYEIKEPSKEEVAYIMVYFQSAIERHLHTIQAILVTGQSVGSAQLLKTRLENTFQDVVIKEILPPSKLNQVNMENIDLILTTGNVSMNLPYIAVSLFCDETDIATIRHYLKNLRKHKHMNPKDISICFEECDFKTNQYAITMHTVFGSIVIQKSEDTHMYYDKHQGNIKYGIFYKELKEINPMMQVLFNQVIHQ encoded by the coding sequence GTGTATTCTATTTTTGCCACATTAATCTGGTATTGCTTTGTTATTTCGGGTAATCATAAAATCGTCTATAATGAAGATGTAAAGAAAGAGCTGATGAAAATGAAATTGAATGAAAGACAAAAAGTATTGTTGAAATCATTGATTGAAGAAAACGATTATAAGACCTTGCAAGAATATGCAGATATGCTTCAGATTTCTTATAAGACAGTTTCTAATGATGTAAATGTTTTAATGAAAACTCTGGCAGACATTCATATAGAAGTCGATAAAAAACCACATTGTGGCATTCGTTTAAATTTAAAACATGATCAAATCAATGAATTAAATAAGCTATTACAGGAACAAAGTGGAAAAGATGAATATCTCAGTATATCGGATAGAAGAACAGAAATTTATCTTCAGTATCTTTGGAATCCCAATGCATATTACAGCATTCAATATTTTTCAGATCTATATTTCGTTAGTGCCAGCTCTATTATGAAAGATTTGGATATCGTATCTGAAAAACTAACACGATATGATATTACAATGGAAAAAAGTAAAAAGGGTACATGTATTCATGGAAGTGAAATTAACATACGAAAAGCATTGCTTGATTATATGGAACGTTATCTTTATGAACATGTGATGGAAGTTGAACGTTATCAACACTTAAGTGAAAAATTTAAGAGATTTCATGATATGGAAGTTGATGATATAGAAGCGATTATTGAATTTCTTGAACAGAATATGAATCATATAGAAGCAGTATCGAAAAAGATTATCAATGAACCATATTACAGTAATGCCTTCTTGTATCTTGTGTTAATGATTTTGAGAATCAAACATGGCAACTACATACAAGATGTAAAAGAATTGGTATATTACGATGATGCGATTGATGAAACAGATTTTGAATTTACAAATAAATTATGTCGTAATATCAATCATCAATACGATATACAGATCACAGAAGCTGAGGCGATAAATGTTTATCGGCATTTGATCAGTGGAGGTTTAAGCAAAAAAGAAATTGAGATCGTAGAGCGTAATACAAAAGCAAATGATCTAAACTCCCTTACACTTGCCTATACAAGATATCTGATCGAACATATGTCGATTCTGTTTGGTATTGATTTTTCTAATCAGGTATATTTGCATTCGAATCTGCGTTTTCATATCAAACCAATGATTAATCGATTACGCTATGATATTAAGATCAATAACATGATGGTGGAAGAAATACAAAAACGTTATCCATTGGAATTCTATCTGACACAGTTAAGTTGTATTCTGACAAGTAGAAGATATGAAATTAAAGAACCATCAAAAGAAGAAGTAGCTTATATCATGGTATATTTTCAAAGTGCAATTGAACGACATTTACATACGATTCAAGCAATCTTGGTCACAGGGCAAAGTGTAGGTTCTGCGCAACTCTTAAAAACAAGATTAGAAAACACATTTCAAGATGTTGTGATAAAAGAAATCTTACCACCAAGTAAATTAAATCAGGTAAATATGGAAAATATTGATTTGATATTAACAACAGGCAACGTTTCGATGAATTTACCATATATCGCAGTATCACTGTTTTGTGATGAAACGGATATTGCGACAATTCGCCATTATTTAAAAAATTTAAGAAAACATAAACATATGAATCCTAAAGATATATCCATTTGTTTTGAGGAATGTGATTTTAAAACAAACCAATATGCGATAACGATGCATACGGTATTTGGCAGTATCGTTATACAAAAAAGTGAGGATACACATATGTATTACGATAAACATCAAGGCAACATCAAATATGGAATCTTTTATAAAGAACTAAAAGAAATTAATCCGATGATGCAGGTTTTATTCAATCAGGTTATACATCAGTAA
- the glgA gene encoding glycogen synthase GlgA: MARILMVAAEGLPFIKSGGLADVIGSLPQALSNKGHEVRVVLPLYRPIAEKYHQDFQLEAQYSVSIAYHEVPVNIWSSMVKDVKFYFVEHKGYFERDNMYGYMDDGERFAYFQKAVIEMLNQLNYFPEIMHSHDWHTGMIPAMCKEGHSFDERYRNIRHVYTIHNLAYQGNFGVEMLDSCLGLDYRIYDNGNVRYDGGISFMKSGILYADKVTTVSPTYSQEILTPQYGEHLEMVLNIRKYDLWGITNGIDIESWNPMTDPQVPYNFNKVNVKKAKALNKEALQKELGLTVDPDVMLVGVVSRLTWQKGFYLMMEKLSEICQMPIQLAVLGSGEASIEEKMAQLEAGNRGKIAFYKGYNDSLAHRIYAACDMFLMPSLFEPCGISQLISMRYGTLPLVRETGGLKDTVTPYNEFDKTGNGFSFTNYNSDEMIQVMYNAISVYYDRPEDWKTLVRNAMDTDVSWDHSADTYCQLYSQLHL; this comes from the coding sequence ATGGCAAGAATATTAATGGTTGCTGCCGAAGGTCTTCCATTCATCAAGAGTGGTGGACTTGCAGATGTTATCGGTTCTTTGCCGCAGGCACTGTCTAACAAAGGACATGAAGTGCGCGTAGTCCTTCCTTTGTATAGACCAATTGCTGAAAAATACCATCAGGATTTTCAGTTAGAAGCACAATACAGTGTTTCTATTGCCTACCACGAAGTACCAGTAAATATCTGGAGCAGTATGGTAAAAGATGTAAAGTTCTATTTTGTAGAACATAAAGGGTATTTCGAAAGAGATAACATGTATGGCTATATGGATGATGGTGAGCGTTTTGCTTACTTCCAGAAAGCTGTTATTGAAATGTTGAATCAGCTGAATTACTTCCCTGAAATCATGCATAGTCATGACTGGCACACAGGTATGATTCCTGCAATGTGTAAAGAAGGACACAGCTTTGATGAACGTTATCGTAACATTCGTCATGTATATACGATTCACAATCTGGCTTATCAGGGCAACTTCGGCGTGGAAATGCTGGATAGCTGTTTAGGTCTTGATTATCGTATCTATGACAATGGAAACGTACGTTATGATGGCGGTATCAGTTTTATGAAATCAGGTATTCTATACGCTGATAAAGTCACAACGGTATCTCCAACATATTCACAAGAAATTTTAACACCACAGTACGGAGAACATCTGGAAATGGTATTGAATATCCGTAAATATGATTTATGGGGCATTACAAATGGAATTGATATTGAATCATGGAATCCTATGACTGATCCACAGGTTCCTTACAATTTCAACAAGGTCAATGTGAAAAAAGCAAAAGCGTTGAACAAAGAAGCATTACAAAAAGAATTAGGTCTTACAGTAGATCCGGATGTCATGTTGGTTGGGGTCGTTTCCCGACTAACATGGCAGAAGGGATTCTACTTGATGATGGAAAAACTTTCTGAAATTTGTCAGATGCCAATTCAGTTAGCTGTACTTGGTAGTGGTGAGGCAAGCATTGAAGAAAAAATGGCACAATTAGAAGCAGGAAACCGTGGAAAAATTGCATTCTATAAAGGATACAATGATTCTTTGGCACATCGTATCTATGCAGCTTGTGACATGTTCTTAATGCCATCTTTGTTTGAACCATGTGGTATTTCTCAATTGATTAGTATGCGTTATGGTACTTTACCACTTGTAAGAGAAACTGGTGGATTAAAAGATACGGTTACACCATACAATGAATTTGATAAGACTGGTAATGGATTCAGTTTCACAAATTATAACTCTGATGAAATGATTCAGGTTATGTACAATGCAATCAGCGTTTACTATGATCGTCCAGAAGACTGGAAGACATTGGTACGCAATGCAATGGACACAGACGTGAGCTGGGACCACAGTGCGGATACGTATTGCCAGTTGTATTCACAATTACATCTATAA